Part of the Scrofimicrobium sp. R131 genome is shown below.
CCTGCACCACGCGCTGGGCCGGCCGACCGAACTGGTGGCGGCCGGGCTGCCCACCGGGACCGGGGTCGATGCGTCCGAGGTGATTCTGGCTCGCTACCCCGCCGCCCTCGGCGTGGCCAGCGCCACCATGGACGGGATCAACTCCACCGCCGGAACACTCACCTTCGCCAACCTGGCCGTGGAGCTGCCGGAGCAGTTCTACCGCCCGACCGTCGTCCACCTGCGGACCTTCCCTGACCGGGCCGAAGGTGGGACCGAGCAGCTGGTCACCACCTGGGATGCCCGGGTTCCCGGCGGCTTCCAGTACCAGGCGGCCGAGGTAGCCCGCTGCGTGGCCGCGGGCCTGACCGAGTCCCCGGTGGTCACCTGGGCGGACACCCTGGACGTGATGGAAATGATGGACGAGGTGGGGCGCCAGCTGGCGGCCGCGGGGACATTCAGGGAATAACCAGGGTACCCTGAAGCGCCACCCTGAACAGGCGGCTTAATCGGCGCCAGCATGCGGAAAAGTCACCCTGACCGGTCCGGTTTGGGGGTGTTTTCGTCGTGCCATGATGAAACTGTTCTCATCAAAGAAAGGTTTCAGCATGCTTGAGCCCCCCATCGTCAGCCTCCAGCAGGTCGAGAAAACGTACGGCACCGGTGAGGCCGCCGTCACCGCGTTGAATCAGGTTTCCGTCGACTTTTACCCCGGCGCGTTCACCGCCATCATGGGCCCGTCCGGCTCGGGCAAATCCACCCTGCTGCACCTGCTGGCCGGGTTGGATGTCGCCACCGCCGGCTCGATTCGGCTGGAGGGGGTGGAGCTGACCGGGCTGGGTGACGACCAGCTGACGCGCCTGCGCCGCGACCGGATCGGTTTCGTCTTCCAGAGTTTCAACCTGGTTCCCACCCTGGATGCGCGGGCCAACATTTTGCTGCCTCCCTCCCTGGCCGGCCAGAAGGTCGCGGCCGAATGGTTTGACCAGGTGGTGGCGGCCCTCGGACTAACCGACCGGCTTTCGCACCGGCCCCACCAGCTGTCGGGCGGCCAGCAGCAGCGGGTGGCGGTGGCCCGGGCCCTGGTGTCCCGCCCGGCGGTAATCGTGGCCGACGAGCCGACCGGGAACTTGGACTCGCACTCTTCGGCCGAGGTGCTCCGCCTGCTGCGCGCCGCGGTGGATCAGCTGGGCCAGACCGTCATCATGGTCACCCACGACGCCCCTTCCGCCGCCCAGTCCGACCGGGTGCTGGTGGTGCGTGACGGCCAGATCGTGGCCGACCTGGATCGCCCCGGCGTGGAAGAGATCGAGGCGGTGTCTCGATGAAGCAACTGGTTCAGGCCAACCTGCGCACGCACGGTCGCCGCTACCTGGCCACCGGGTTGGCCGTCTTCATTGCCGTGGTCTTCGTCGTGGCGGTGCTGATGCTGTCCGGGGCGTTGGGCACGTCCATTGGCAACTCGTTTGCCGACCAGTATCGCGGCTCCTCCGCGGTGGTGGAAGACCGGGAGGGGACCGGCACCGACGTGGTGGAGGAGGTGAGCGGAACCCCCGGGGTGGAACTGGTGGTTCCCGCCCTGAACACCTACGCCCAGTTTGGCGGCTCCGGCCAGCAGTTCGGCAGCATCGCCGGGGTGCTTCCCGAGCCCCTGTTCCGGCCCCACCTGTCCCAGGGGGAACTCCCGACCGACCCCAACCAGATTGCGCTCGATGCCAAGCTGGCCAGCGCCCTGGACCTGACGGTAGGTGACCGGCTGACGATTCACCCCTACACCGAGTGGCATTCGCTGGACGTTGAGGTCAGCGGGATCTTCGGGGAGGGGAACTCCCCGGCCTCCGTGAACTCTGACGCGCTGATGACCCCGGCCGGGATCCACCAGCTCAGCGGCGACTCCTACGCCTCCACCTACCTGGTGGTCGGCTCGGACGGGTTCACGCAGGAGCAGGTGGCTGCCGCCGTGCGAGCGGCCCTCAGTTCCGACGAGCTGACCGTCCAAACTGAGCAGGAGGCGGTGGAGGCCGCCCTGGCCGAAGCCAACCTGGCCAGTTCGGGCATGAGCCTGGCCCTGATGGTGTTCCCGGCCATCGCCATCGTGGTGGCCATCATCGTCGTGTCAACCACCTTCCAGGTGCTGGTCCGCCAGCGCCAGCGGGAACTGGGGTTGCTGCGCTGCGTGGGGGCCACCGGCCGCCAGGTGCGCCGGCTGATCCTGGTCGAGTCCCTCCTGGTCGGGGTCGTGGCCTCCGCCCTGGGGGTGGCGGTCGGCGTGATTGCGTCCGCCTTGGCTATCAGCGGGTTTGGCCTGCTGCCCTCCCTGACGCAGGCGTTTGGCTCGGCCAGCTGGCTGACCCTGTTCCTGGTCTTTGTCCTCGGGGTGCTGGTCACCGTGCTGGCGGGCTTGCGCCCCGCGCTGCAGGTGGGGCGGGTCGCTCCCCTGACCGCCTTCACGGCCGCCGCGGTGGAGCCGGTCGAGCGCACCCGCGGCTGGTGGGTTCGCCTCAGCCTGGGAGCTTTCGTGTCGATCGCGGCCGGAACCGTGATGGCGATTACCGCCAACTGGCACAGCACCGCCGGCCTGGGCCTGGCCATCGTCAGCGGAATGGCCACCCTGGTGGGGCTGACGCTGTTCCTGTCGGCGGTGTTCCCGCGCCTGGTGGCCTGGGTGGGGGCGCCCATGCGCTCAACCCTCGGACAACTCGCCACCGGCAACACCCAGCGCAGTCCGGGTCGGACCGCCGCCACCGGGGTCTCCATCTTCATCGGGGTCAGCCTGATCGTGATGATGCTGGTGGGAGCCTCGTCCCTCAGCCTGACCATGAACCGGGAGCTAGACTCGCGCCTGGCTACCGACCTGGTGATCACCTCCTCGAACGGGGAGCTGACCGAGGCCGACGTGCAGGCGGTGACGGACCTGCCCGGCGTGGCCAAGACCGCCCCCGAATGGGGCCTGGCCGACGCGAGCGTGGACGGGGAGCCGGTCACCCTCTACGGGGTGGACGCCTCGGACCGGGTGGCCCGAACTCAGGGTGAGCCGCTGGGCGACGGCCGGGTCCTGGTGCCCGAAACCTCCGGGCTGGAATCCGGGCAAACCGTGAACGTCTGCGTGGCGCAGAACTGCGCTGACCTGGAGGCGCTGGTGGACACGTCCTGGCTGGCCCAGGACGGGCGGGCCGGCGTCAGCCAGGCGACCCTGGACCGGCTCGGCGCGGGGGTCACCCCCCAGATGCAGGCCATTTTGGCGCAGCTGGATTCCACCTCTGACTACCGAACCGTGTCCAACGCGATCGGCAAGTTGGATCAGAGCTGGAGCCTCGGCGGGGCCGCCTCCACCCGGGCTCAGTTCGACGAGATGATCACCATGATCCTAACCGTGGTCGTTGCCCTGCTCGGGGTGTCGGTCGTCGTCTCACTGGTGGGGGTCTCCAACACGCTGGCCCTGTCGGTGGCGGAACGGACCCGCGAAAACGGGTTGCTGCGCGCCCTTGGGATGACCCGGCGGCAGGTGTCGCGGATGCTCACCTGGGAGGCGGTGCTGATCTCCTTCACGGCCGCCCTGGTCGGGGTCGGTGCGGGGATCCTGTTCGGTTGGATTGGGACCGTGGCGGTGATGATGGAGGTGGCCGCCGCCCAGTTGGATATCCCCTGGCTGCAAATCGTCCTGGTGCTGGCCCTAGCCATCGTGGCCGCCGCCCTGTCGTCCTGGTGGCCGGGACGCAAAGCTGGTCGAACCAGCCCGGTGGAGGCACTCGCCGTGGACTAGGCGGGATCCAGGATCCACAGGAAGGTCAGGTGCGGAATTCGCACCTGACCTTCTTTTGGATAGGCCAGATGGTCGCGCAGGTACCAGTTCAGGTTGGCCTGCATCCGGCGCTGGCGGGCCGGCCCCGACCCCAGGTAGGAGGAGCGGGTCCGGGCGAGGGCCATCACCTCGTCCACCGTCAGGGTCTGCACCCAGGGAAAGACCTGAACCAGACGGGTCTTAAACCCGGGCAGACGGGGGTTCCAGTCGGCCCGAATCACATCGCCCGAACGCATGATCCGGCTCAGCCGGTGGACCCACGGCTCCCCGACCTCCATCTGATTTTGGATGATGGCGCCATGCCCACCCGGAACCAGGATCCGGCTCGCCTCCGGGCCGGTCCTCTCCCGGTCCACCCAGTGGAAGGACTGGGCCCACACCACCAGGTCCACGCTGGCGGGGGCCAGGCCGGTCGCCTCGGACGTGCCCCGGTGCCAGGTTAGGCGCGGCTGGGTGGGAGCCCCGCGCGGCATCTCCGGGGCCGGCTCGACCGCTTCGACCCGCACCTGCGGCTCCAGGTCCAGCAGTTGGCGGGCGAAAATCCCGGTGCCCGCCCCAATGTCCGCCACCGACCGCACCGGCCCCACCCGGGTCAGCAGTGCCTCCAGGGCCGCCTCCGGGTAGCCGGGGCGCACCCGGTGATACAGGTCCGGGTCGGCCTGGGCGTACGGGTTCGGGGTGGCGGGCGTCGGTTCCATCGGAGCGATTTTACCCCTGCAAGTTGGGGCGGATGGGCTTACCCTGTGTACACCCCAAACCGCAGGAGGGCCGATGAACCCGCGCCGCCGATTCCCAGTGGGCTGCTTCTCGCCCGAAGCCATGCTGGTAACCATGCTGATTGAGGGGCTCGGCGCCGTCTGGGTGGCGGCCCGCTACCGCCTGAACCGGGTAGGCTGGCTGACGGTGGCGCTGCTGGTGTTCCTGGCCACCTTCCAACTGGCCGAGTTCCTCATCTGCGAGGACAACCTGATCTCGCACCAGGCTTGGGCCCAGATCGGCTACATGTCGATCACGATGCTGCCCCCGCTCGGGGTGAGCCTGGCCCTGGCCATCGCCGGGAAACGCGCCCCCTGGGCCCAGCTGATCATGTACGGTCTCTGCTTCGCCTTCGTCTTTTACTGGGGGCTGAACCACTGGGCGGTGGACGGCGAGAAATGCTACGGCAACTACGTCTTCATTGAGGCGCACAACGACGCCATGTGGCTCTACGGCACCTACTACTACGTGTTCCTAGCGGTGGGCACCGTCCTCAGCTTGTGGTGGGCTCACCGGGCCACGGACCAGCGGACAAAATGGGCGCTGCGATGGCTGGCCGTTGGCTACGTCGTCTTCATTTTGCCGACCGTGCTGGTCGCGCTGATTGACCCGCACGTCGACAACTCGATCCCCTCAGTCATGTGCGGCTTTGCCGTGCTTCTGGCCCTGATTCTGCTGTTCGGCGTGATGCCGCTGGCGGGAAGGAAACGGGACCGGTGGCTGGGCCGGCACGCTCGCGGCGGCTCGGCGGGCACCTGAGTTCGGGCCGGACCGGCGTCGGCGTTTGGGCCGAGGCGGGTAGCCGGCGCGCCAGTACCAGAGCCCGGTCAGCAGGGTGCCTCCAACCAGGATCACCAGCCACCAGGGGAAGCCCGGAACCTCCGGTCCCTTCCCCAGATTGTCCAGGTCCTCGGCCGGGGTGGGGTGCACCCGCTCCCCGGTGACCAGGATCCGGTGGGTGTTGATTCCCAGCGGGGTGCAGGTGACCAGGGTGAGCAGGTCCCGGTCGGCTTCGGGCTTGATGTACATCGACTCGTCTGGGAGTACCACCCGGATCTCGCTGACCCGGTAGGTGAGAACCTCGCCCAGCACCTCCACCACGATCTTGTCGCCCTCCTTCACCCGATCCAGGTGGGTGAAGATGGTCGCGTTGGCCAGGCCGGAGTGGCCGGTCAGCACCGACCTGGTGCCCACCCCTCCCACCGGAAGGGCGGTTCCCTGCAGGTGACCTACCCCCCGCAGCAGGGTGGCGTCGGAGGTGCCGTGGTAGACCGGTAGGTCCAGGTTGATGGCTGGGACTTTGAGTCGGGCCATCATCCCGGTCGGGTCGTTGTTCAGCATCTCAAAATAGTCGAAGTCGCTGGAGCTGGTCCCAATCCCCTCGGCAATGTTAGAGCCGGCCTGATAGCGGGCCACCCCGCTGAGCAGCCGGTTGTATTCGCGGGCTTCCGCCAGTTTCTCCCGGGCGGCGGCCGCCCCCGACTCGCGGTCGGCCCGCTCCTGGTCGACAATCACGTTGGACTGGTTGTACTGCGTTACCCAGCTGGCCGCCGAAGGGTAGATCAGCGCGCCGAGCCCGAACAGGGCAAACGCGGCAATCAGGGTGTTGAACAGGCTAAACCGCCACCGGCGCCGCGTCGATTCTGCTGCGTGGCCGGCGGTCCGGGTGCGCACTGCTGTTCCTGCCAAAGTGATGGTCTCCTCCAAAATGTCTGCGGCCCGGCTGACAGCTTTGGAGGGGAAGAGCCCGACCGAGCCGGGCCCCTCCCCTCCTGCTATTCAACTACCAGAGTCGCCTTACTGCTGCGATTCGGTTTCGCGCTGCCGGTTGCGCCGGACCAGGTACAGGCCCATGGCGATCGTCAGGAAACCAACCCCGGCGATGGCCAGCAGGACCCGGCCCTGAGCACCGGTGACGGGCAGGGAGGGCAGGTCGCCCTCATCGGAACCAACCTGGGTGTTGACCACCGTGAGGTTGGCGCCTTCGGCCTGGACGTCGAGCAGTGCCCCACCAATCGCGCCCTTGTAGCCCGCCGGGACCACGGTCTCGTAGACACAGTAGGAGCCCTTGGCTAGGACCAACTCGGGGGTCTTCCCGTCGGTGCCGGAAACGTAATTGGAACCCAAGTCAACCTGTTTCATCTCTGCATC
Proteins encoded:
- a CDS encoding ABC transporter ATP-binding protein; this translates as MLEPPIVSLQQVEKTYGTGEAAVTALNQVSVDFYPGAFTAIMGPSGSGKSTLLHLLAGLDVATAGSIRLEGVELTGLGDDQLTRLRRDRIGFVFQSFNLVPTLDARANILLPPSLAGQKVAAEWFDQVVAALGLTDRLSHRPHQLSGGQQQRVAVARALVSRPAVIVADEPTGNLDSHSSAEVLRLLRAAVDQLGQTVIMVTHDAPSAAQSDRVLVVRDGQIVADLDRPGVEEIEAVSR
- a CDS encoding ABC transporter permease; translated protein: MKQLVQANLRTHGRRYLATGLAVFIAVVFVVAVLMLSGALGTSIGNSFADQYRGSSAVVEDREGTGTDVVEEVSGTPGVELVVPALNTYAQFGGSGQQFGSIAGVLPEPLFRPHLSQGELPTDPNQIALDAKLASALDLTVGDRLTIHPYTEWHSLDVEVSGIFGEGNSPASVNSDALMTPAGIHQLSGDSYASTYLVVGSDGFTQEQVAAAVRAALSSDELTVQTEQEAVEAALAEANLASSGMSLALMVFPAIAIVVAIIVVSTTFQVLVRQRQRELGLLRCVGATGRQVRRLILVESLLVGVVASALGVAVGVIASALAISGFGLLPSLTQAFGSASWLTLFLVFVLGVLVTVLAGLRPALQVGRVAPLTAFTAAAVEPVERTRGWWVRLSLGAFVSIAAGTVMAITANWHSTAGLGLAIVSGMATLVGLTLFLSAVFPRLVAWVGAPMRSTLGQLATGNTQRSPGRTAATGVSIFIGVSLIVMMLVGASSLSLTMNRELDSRLATDLVITSSNGELTEADVQAVTDLPGVAKTAPEWGLADASVDGEPVTLYGVDASDRVARTQGEPLGDGRVLVPETSGLESGQTVNVCVAQNCADLEALVDTSWLAQDGRAGVSQATLDRLGAGVTPQMQAILAQLDSTSDYRTVSNAIGKLDQSWSLGGAASTRAQFDEMITMILTVVVALLGVSVVVSLVGVSNTLALSVAERTRENGLLRALGMTRRQVSRMLTWEAVLISFTAALVGVGAGILFGWIGTVAVMMEVAAAQLDIPWLQIVLVLALAIVAAALSSWWPGRKAGRTSPVEALAVD
- a CDS encoding class I SAM-dependent methyltransferase; this encodes MEPTPATPNPYAQADPDLYHRVRPGYPEAALEALLTRVGPVRSVADIGAGTGIFARQLLDLEPQVRVEAVEPAPEMPRGAPTQPRLTWHRGTSEATGLAPASVDLVVWAQSFHWVDRERTGPEASRILVPGGHGAIIQNQMEVGEPWVHRLSRIMRSGDVIRADWNPRLPGFKTRLVQVFPWVQTLTVDEVMALARTRSSYLGSGPARQRRMQANLNWYLRDHLAYPKEGQVRIPHLTFLWILDPA
- a CDS encoding class C sortase, with protein sequence MAGTAVRTRTAGHAAESTRRRWRFSLFNTLIAAFALFGLGALIYPSAASWVTQYNQSNVIVDQERADRESGAAAAREKLAEAREYNRLLSGVARYQAGSNIAEGIGTSSSDFDYFEMLNNDPTGMMARLKVPAINLDLPVYHGTSDATLLRGVGHLQGTALPVGGVGTRSVLTGHSGLANATIFTHLDRVKEGDKIVVEVLGEVLTYRVSEIRVVLPDESMYIKPEADRDLLTLVTCTPLGINTHRILVTGERVHPTPAEDLDNLGKGPEVPGFPWWLVILVGGTLLTGLWYWRAGYPPRPKRRRRSGPNSGARRAAASVPAQPPVPFPSRQRHHAEQQNQGQKHGKAAHD